GGAAGTGCTCGACAGCAGGGGGAACCCCACAGTCGAGGTCGAGGTCGTTCTGGAAAGCGGCTATATGGGGCGCGCAATCGTCCCCTCGGGAGCATCTACCGGAGAAAGGGAAGCCCTCGAACTGCGGGACGGCGATCCGAAAAGATATAGAGGAAAAGGCGTGCTCCGGGCAGTGGCGAATGTGAATGATATAATCGCACCCAAGATAACGGGGCTCGATTCGATCGAGCAGGCCTATATCGACAACCTGATGATCGAGCTTGACGGCACGGAGAACAAGAGCAATCTCGGGGCCAATGCCATTCTCGGCGTATCCATGGCAATCGCCCGGGCCGCCTCGGACTATATGGCCATACCCCTTTATCAGTACCTTGGGGGCGTAAGGGCGAGAGAGCTGCCAGTGCCCATGATGAATGTCATAAATGGCGGCGCTCATGCCCAGAATTCGCTGGATGTTCAGGAATTTATGATAGTTCCCGTGGGCGCGGAGTCCTTCACCGAGGCAGTTCGCATGGGAGCGGAGATATTTCACACCCTGAAGGACGTGCTGAAGGGTAAGGGTTTCGCCACCGGCGTGGGCGATGAAGGCGGTTTTGCCCCCCAGATAGGCTCCACAAAAGAAGCCCTCGATACTCTCATTACCGCAATCGAGAAAACGGGCTACAAAGCGGGGAAAGAGGTACTCCTCGCTCTCGATGTGGCGGCGAGCGAGCTCTTCAAAAAAGGAAAATATTCGATAGACGGCAACACCTGGACGAGCGACAAACTCGTCGATTTTTACGATTCCCTTATCAATGACTACCCGATTATATCCATAGAAGATGGACTCGCCCAAAACGATTGGAAGGGGTGGAAAAAGTTTACCGACCGGTGCGCGGCAAAGATACAGATCGTAGGCGATGATATTTTTGTCACCAATCCGAAAATATTCATGGAAGGGATAAGCAAAGGCGTGGCGAACAGCATCCTTATCAAGCTCAACCAGATAGGGAGCGTGACTGAAACCCTCACCACCATAGAGATCGCCAAAAGGGCCGGTTACACCTGCGTCATCTCCCATCGCTCCGGGGAGACGGAAGATACCTTTATCGCGGACCTGGCCGTGGCCACCAACGTGGGCCAGATCAAGACGGGATCCGCATCACGGAGCGAGCGCATCGCAAAGTACAACCAGCTCATGAGGATCGAGCATGAATTGGGTGAAATATCCGTGTTCGGCGGAGCGGATGTATTTTACAGCATCCGCAAGAGGTAGAACGGGGAACAGATGGGATGTATTGCGGATAAA
This genomic interval from Syntrophorhabdaceae bacterium contains the following:
- the eno gene encoding phosphopyruvate hydratase codes for the protein EVLDSRGNPTVEVEVVLESGYMGRAIVPSGASTGEREALELRDGDPKRYRGKGVLRAVANVNDIIAPKITGLDSIEQAYIDNLMIELDGTENKSNLGANAILGVSMAIARAASDYMAIPLYQYLGGVRARELPVPMMNVINGGAHAQNSLDVQEFMIVPVGAESFTEAVRMGAEIFHTLKDVLKGKGFATGVGDEGGFAPQIGSTKEALDTLITAIEKTGYKAGKEVLLALDVAASELFKKGKYSIDGNTWTSDKLVDFYDSLINDYPIISIEDGLAQNDWKGWKKFTDRCAAKIQIVGDDIFVTNPKIFMEGISKGVANSILIKLNQIGSVTETLTTIEIAKRAGYTCVISHRSGETEDTFIADLAVATNVGQIKTGSASRSERIAKYNQLMRIEHELGEISVFGGADVFYSIRKR